One part of the Truepera radiovictrix DSM 17093 genome encodes these proteins:
- a CDS encoding arsinothricin resistance N-acetyltransferase ArsN1 family A, with the protein MTPAAAPPAPPAVAPDPAAPSALRVRPATAADLPCIARIYNEGIRSGRATFETRERSPGELSAWLERPQHPVLVAERGGNAGGWTVVGWIAAAPYRPRACYGGVAEFSVYVGAEARGRGVGSALMAAFVRACEDAGLWKLVARVFVDNAASRALLYRHGFREVGVYEKHAQLRGVWRDVVIVERLLGRNLS; encoded by the coding sequence GTGACCCCTGCCGCTGCCCCCCCAGCACCCCCCGCCGTGGCGCCTGACCCTGCCGCACCCTCGGCGCTGCGCGTCCGCCCCGCCACCGCGGCGGACCTACCCTGCATCGCGCGGATCTACAACGAGGGCATCCGGTCGGGCCGCGCGACCTTCGAGACCCGCGAGCGCTCCCCAGGTGAGCTGAGCGCCTGGTTGGAGCGGCCGCAGCACCCCGTGCTGGTCGCCGAGCGCGGGGGTAACGCCGGGGGCTGGACGGTCGTGGGGTGGATCGCGGCGGCGCCCTACCGGCCCAGGGCCTGCTATGGCGGCGTCGCCGAGTTCTCAGTTTACGTGGGCGCCGAAGCGCGCGGACGCGGCGTCGGAAGCGCCCTGATGGCCGCTTTTGTGCGAGCGTGCGAGGACGCCGGCCTCTGGAAGCTCGTCGCCCGCGTTTTCGTCGATAACGCCGCCTCGAGGGCGCTCCTTTACCGCCACGGCTTCCGCGAGGTCGGGGTGTACGAAAAGCACGCGCAGCTCCGGGGGGTGTGGCGCGACGTGGTCATCGTCGAGCGGCTGCTCGGGCGCAACCTGAGCTAG